The Streptomyces sp. DG1A-41 genomic sequence CTGCGGCTCACTCGCGTCTGCCGTCCGGCCCGTCCGCCACCGCGTGCGCCGCGCGTACCTCGGCCGCCTCCACCGCCTCGATCCCGTCGTACGCCGCCAGTGCCTCGCGGGCCGCCTGCCGGGCGCTGTCCGCCAGCTCGGGCGGCGACACGATGCGGCCGTCGCGCCCGAGCCTGAGGCCCAGGCGCCGCAGTGACGCCGGGTCGGGGGTCCGCAGAGTGATACGCAGCCCGCCGTCCGGAAGCTCGTCCGCGCTGTCGTGCGGGTAGTACTCGGCGACCCAGCGGCCGCCGGGGCCGACCTCGACCACGACCTCCGGGTCCTCGGCCGCGGGCTGGACGAGCGCCTCGGACAGGTCCCGCAGCTCGATCTCCGGCGGTGCCGACGGCTCGTCCAGGATCTTGATCTCGGCGACCCGGTCGAGCCGGAAGGTGCGGCGCGCCTCCGAGCGGCGGCACCAGGCCTCGACATACGTGTGCCCGACGCTGACCAGGCGGATGGGGTCGATCTCCCGCTCGGTGACCTCGTCGCGCGCGGGCGAGTAGTAGCGGATCCACAGCCGGCGGCGCTCGGCGATCGCCCGGTCGACGTCCGCGAAGACCCCGCCCTCGGATTCGAAGGTCACCGACAGCCGCGAGCTGGCGCCCGCCGCCTCGCCGGCCGCGGCCTCCACCTTGGCCGTCGCCCGCAGCAGCGCCTGCCGGTCGCTCTCGCGCAGTCCGGGCAGCGTGGCCACGGCCCGGGCGGCGACGAGCAGGGCGGTGGCCTCGTCGGCGGCGAGCCTGAGCGGCTCGGCCGCCTCCGCCGCCAGGGCGGCCGGGTTGTGCCACCAGATGCGCTCGCCGTCGGTGTCGATGTCGAGCAGGTCGCCGCCGCGGAAGCTGGTGCCGCACATGGGCAGCACGTCGAGGTCGGAGACCAGCTCGTCCTCGGTGATCCCGAAGGCGCGCGCGACGTCCTCGACCCGGGCCCCGGGGCGCTCCCTCAGATATGTCACCAGGGAGAGCATCCGTCTGGTCTGGTCGATGGCGTTCACGGGCCTGACCGGTTTGCCTGCCACTTCTCGTCCGCTCCCCCTCAGCCCTTGGCCACGGCCCGTAGCCGGTCCACCACGTCGGCCCGCAGCTCCGCGGGCTCCAGGACGACCACGTCCGGCCCGAACTCCACCAGCCAGGCATCCAGCCCGTGGCCGTACGGAATCTCCAACTCGTCCCAGCCGTCACCGAGTTCCCGGACGGAGGTGGCCTTCGCCCGAAGGGGGTACCCCGCGTCCGAGCGCAGCCGGATCCGCGCCGAGCGGTCGGTGATCTCGCCGGCCCAGCTCGCGACGGTCTCACGGACGGTGACGACGTCCGGCACGGGAGCGGTGTAACGGCCGCCGCGCGAGCGGACCTTGCCGGTGATCCGGGACAGCCGGAAGACCCGCTCGGCACCCCGGTCCCGGTCCCAGCCCGCCAGGTACCAGTGGCCCCGCCAGCACTCCAGCGCCCACGGCTCCACGTGCCGCTGCTCGGGGTGCGCGGCGGTGGCCTTGCGGTAGTCGAACACGACGGGCCTGCGGTCCCGGCAGGCGAGCATCAGCGGCTCGAACGCCGCCTCGTGCACGGGGATGCGCGGCTCCAGGGCACCGTGCGACCCGTACGGGTCGACGTCCTCGGGGAGCCCGGCCGCCCGCAGCTTCTGGAGGGCGCCGCTGGCGGCGCCGGCGAGCCGGGCCTGCTGCCACACCTTGGCGGCGAGCCCGAGCGCAGCGGCCTCCTCGGCGTCCAGGGTGATGGGCGGGAGGCGGTTGCTGTCACGGCGGGCCAGATAGCCGACCTCGCCGTCGAGGCTCTCGACGGTCTCGATGACCAGTCCGAGTTCGCGCAGGTCGTCCTTGTCGCGCTCGAACATGCGGTTGAAGGAGTCGTCGTTGCCACCCGAGCCGTTGCCCGGCCCGAAGGCCTCGACGTAGGCCTCGATGGAGTCGCGCAGCTCACGCTTGCTGAGCGGCCGCCGCGTCCCGAGCAGACACAGCGCCAGGTTCATCAGCCGCTCGGCCTTGGCAATGGCCATCGACGCGCTTCGCCTCCCTATGGTGCTTACGAGCGATGACCGTACCGCCACACGGTGGTACGGCAAAAGCCGAGGGCCCATGCCCGAACAGGCATGGGCCCCACATGATCGAGTGTGTCCGAACCTGGTCAGACCCCGAGCAGGTCGACCACGAAGATCAGCGTCTCGCCGGGCTTGATCAGAGGGGACGGGCTCTGGTTGCCGTAGGCGAGGTGGGCGGGAATGGTCAGCTGGCGGCGGCCGCCGACCTTCATGCCCTGCACGCCCTGGTCCCAGCCCTTGATGACCCGGCCGCCACCCAGCGGGAAGCGGAAGGGGGTGCCGCGGTTCCAGCTGGCGTCGAACTCCTCGCCGGTGCTGAAGGAGACACCGACGTAGTGAACGGTGACGGTCTGGCCCGCCTGCGCGACCGGGCCGTCGCCTTCCCAGATGTCCTTGATCTCGAGGTCCGCCGGGGGCTCGCCGCCCGGGAAGTCGATCTCGGGCTTGTCGATGCTCACGTCTCTTGCTCCTGCTTGTCTGCGGAAAGGCGAACACGCACAGTCTTACATCCCACGCGCGTCACAGCTTCGCGAGGATGTCCACCGAGAAGACCAGCGTGGAGTCCTTCTTGATACCGCTGCCCTGCGGCGGGTTGTCCCCGTAGCCCAGCTCCGGCGGGATGACGATGAGGACGCGGCTGCCGACCTTCTTGCCGGTCAGGCCCTGCGCCCAGCCCTTGACGACCTGCTGGAGCGAGAACGACACCAGCTGCTTGTTGGCGTACGACGAGTCGAACTCCTTGCCGCCGTCCCACAGCACGCCCTTGTACTGCACGAGGACGCTGTTGTCGGCGGCCACCTCATCGCCGTCGCCCTCCAGGACGTACTCCGCCACCAGCTTCTTGGGGGCGGCCGCCTTGGGCACCTCGATCGAGGGCGCCTTCCCGTCGGTGTTGGTGCCGACCTTGGGCAGGTCCGCGTTGCCCTGCGGGACCTCCTTGCCCTTGGCGGAGCTCTTGGCGTTGAACGTGTCCTGCACGTCGACGACGAAGACCAGGGTGTCGGTGCCCTTGATGCCCGCCTGCGGGTTGCCCTGCGAGCCGTAGCCCCAGGTGGGCGGGACGGCCATCTCGATGCGGCTGCCGGCCTTCTTGCCGGCCAGCGCGTACCGCCAGCCGTCGATGATCTGGCCCTGGGCGAGCTGGATGGCCAGGCGGGTCTTGCGGTCGTAGGAGTTGTCGAAGACCTTGGCGGTGTTCCAGACCTGGCCCAGGTAGTTCGCGACGACGAAGTCGTTCTCCGCGATGACCTTGCCGCTGCCCGCGACCAGGGTCTTCACCGCGAGCTGCTTCGACGGCTCTGAGCTGCCCTTGGCGATCGTCGGCTTCTCGTCGAACTTCGTGCCCGCGGTGACCGCCGGCAGCGGGCCGTCGACGATCTTCGGCGGCGGTGCCGCGGACGGGGCCGACGCCGAGGGCGACGGGCTGTCGCTGGCCTTGCTCGAGTCGGACTTGTCATCGCCGCATGCGGCGAGCGTGGCAAGTCCAGCGGGTACGGAGATGAGAAGTGAGCGTCGGCGCACTGTGGGGGCCTCGTAATCGGTCGATCTCGTGGATGGCGTGCGCGCAACTCTACGGCGTGAGCAGGGCGCCGTACTTGTAACGTACGGCGCCCGTGTGGCGTTCCGGCGATTTTCCCGCCGGCGCATTTCCTCACATTCCGGCGATCAGCTTCTCCACCCGGTCGTCCACCGAACGGAACGGGTCCTTGCACAACACGGTGCGCTGGGCCTGGTCGTTGAGCTTGAGGTGAACCCAGTCGACCGTGAAGTCACGGCGCTGTTCCTGGGCGCGCCGGATGAAGTCGCCGCGCAGCCGGGCCCGAGTGGTCTGCGGCGGAACGGACTTGCCCTCGAAGATCTTCAAGTCGTTGCAGACACGCGCTGCCTGGCCCTTCTTCTCGAGCAGGTAGTACAGGCCACGACGGCGGTGGATGTCGTGGTAGGCGAGGTCTATCTGCGCGACACGAGGGTGGGACATGGTCATGTTGTGCTTGGCCCGGTACCGCTCGAGGAGCTTGTACTTCATGACCCAGTCGATCTCGGTGCCGATGCGGTCGAGATCCTCGGTCTCGATCGCGTCCAGCGTGCGGCCCCACAGCTCCAGGACCTGCTCCACGGTGCCGGTGCGGATGCCTCGGCGCTCGCAGAAGTCCACGGCCTTCTCGTAGTACTCGCGCTGCACCTCCAGGGCGGAGGCCTCACGTCCGCTGGCCAGGCGGACCTTGCGGCGGCCGGTGATGTCGTGGCTGACCTCGCGGATCGCCCGGATCGGGTTCTCGAGGGTGAGGTCC encodes the following:
- a CDS encoding FKBP-type peptidyl-prolyl cis-trans isomerase produces the protein MRRRSLLISVPAGLATLAACGDDKSDSSKASDSPSPSASAPSAAPPPKIVDGPLPAVTAGTKFDEKPTIAKGSSEPSKQLAVKTLVAGSGKVIAENDFVVANYLGQVWNTAKVFDNSYDRKTRLAIQLAQGQIIDGWRYALAGKKAGSRIEMAVPPTWGYGSQGNPQAGIKGTDTLVFVVDVQDTFNAKSSAKGKEVPQGNADLPKVGTNTDGKAPSIEVPKAAAPKKLVAEYVLEGDGDEVAADNSVLVQYKGVLWDGGKEFDSSYANKQLVSFSLQQVVKGWAQGLTGKKVGSRVLIVIPPELGYGDNPPQGSGIKKDSTLVFSVDILAKL
- a CDS encoding WYL domain-containing protein; translation: MAIAKAERLMNLALCLLGTRRPLSKRELRDSIEAYVEAFGPGNGSGGNDDSFNRMFERDKDDLRELGLVIETVESLDGEVGYLARRDSNRLPPITLDAEEAAALGLAAKVWQQARLAGAASGALQKLRAAGLPEDVDPYGSHGALEPRIPVHEAAFEPLMLACRDRRPVVFDYRKATAAHPEQRHVEPWALECWRGHWYLAGWDRDRGAERVFRLSRITGKVRSRGGRYTAPVPDVVTVRETVASWAGEITDRSARIRLRSDAGYPLRAKATSVRELGDGWDELEIPYGHGLDAWLVEFGPDVVVLEPAELRADVVDRLRAVAKG
- a CDS encoding WYL domain-containing protein, which translates into the protein MAGKPVRPVNAIDQTRRMLSLVTYLRERPGARVEDVARAFGITEDELVSDLDVLPMCGTSFRGGDLLDIDTDGERIWWHNPAALAAEAAEPLRLAADEATALLVAARAVATLPGLRESDRQALLRATAKVEAAAGEAAGASSRLSVTFESEGGVFADVDRAIAERRRLWIRYYSPARDEVTEREIDPIRLVSVGHTYVEAWCRRSEARRTFRLDRVAEIKILDEPSAPPEIELRDLSEALVQPAAEDPEVVVEVGPGGRWVAEYYPHDSADELPDGGLRITLRTPDPASLRRLGLRLGRDGRIVSPPELADSARQAAREALAAYDGIEAVEAAEVRAAHAVADGPDGRRE
- a CDS encoding FKBP-type peptidyl-prolyl cis-trans isomerase, coding for MSIDKPEIDFPGGEPPADLEIKDIWEGDGPVAQAGQTVTVHYVGVSFSTGEEFDASWNRGTPFRFPLGGGRVIKGWDQGVQGMKVGGRRQLTIPAHLAYGNQSPSPLIKPGETLIFVVDLLGV